A segment of the Thermodesulfovibrionales bacterium genome:
GCGGACATGGTCTTACGGGACATGTCAGAAATGGATTATCCCTCTCTGCTCGCCTGACTCGCGGACCCGGTCATCTCAGGGTAACTTCTCTTCAGGCTCGGGATGAACGACGATATCGGTAACAGCCGGGAACCGCTCCTTGATGGCCGATTCCACCCGATCAGCGATGCGGTGCGCCTCTTCAACCGAGATCGCGGGATCTACGAGGATATGGAGATCTACGAAAACGGCATGCGCGGTTCCCCTCGTCCTTATGTCATGGCATCCCC
Coding sequences within it:
- a CDS encoding cation transporter dimerization domain-containing protein — protein: GCHDIRTRGTAHAVFVDLHILVDPAISVEEAHRIADRVESAIKERFPAVTDIVVHPEPEEKLP